Genomic DNA from Corylus avellana chromosome ca4, CavTom2PMs-1.0:
GATGATGCAtgtcttttttgtttgataGGAGATtcgtaaaaaataaaagcatattcCTATTGCATGTCTATATGGCTACGTGTGTTTGAGACATTAGATCAAGATTCTCTacataatttctttaaattttgttacctgatcaatattattatttatattagaTATGAtatgcaataaataaataaatagttaaaatattttaaaatctgaaCATCAGTAACAAGATATGATAAATGTTGAGGTAGTAATATttgaattatataatttataaataattatcagaataatttttcctaaaatatttataaagaCAGGCGTGAAAGGAGAGCAAAGCAAACATTTTCTTGTGCTGCGTGTCATAATTGCCATGTGGCTCCATAATACTTTGATGGTCTTTGCTTAATGCATGGATCTAGATCTGGTTCAATCTAGAAATGATtgatattaataaattttttttgtcattttattttacaaattagtTATTGAATTTATGTAAATCTCATATAAGTAAAAGGTGGattccacaaatctaatgagtgatttattgaatttatataaaaatacgagagaattataaataaatcattgaCATCGATCATTTATCGGTTCAATGTTAATTAGGTATACAGAAGACGGAAGAGgcagtaaaaaaaacaaaaaaagaaagggccgggaaacataaaaattgaattgggattttttattttattttaaatgatataaacaaattaataatgattaatttattgaatttatataaaaatatgggagaattataaataatttattgacatCGATCATTTATCGGTTCAATATTAATTAGGTATACGGAAGACAGAAGAGgcagtaaaaaaaacaaaaaaagaaaggggaacATATAAATTGaattgggattttttattttattttaaatgatatgagaACAGGAAATTGGATAATACAAGCAGATTAGTGATCCTCCAACAGAAGATGAAATGAAATTATCGTTCAACACTTGGATTCAAGGCTGCAAATTCAAGCAGCTCTTTGTTACGTTCAAATAACGCCATATCTTGTTCGCTAAGAGTCACCCAAGCTTCAATTCCGCCGCCATCTCTCGTATCCACCAGTACAACGAAATTCTTGTGCACCAAATCACCAACACTTACCCACGTGGGCTTTCCCCACCCGAAATCAGCTTCATACAGCGGAAATCTGCACCAACTGGAGAAGCCAATGAAGTGAACACTCTCTGCGTAAAGGCTATCAATCTCTTTATAAGACTCACCAAACACAGAGAAGGTCTCGTCGCCTTGAAATTTTGATGCATAATTTTGAGTAAAGGCTTCTATCCCTTTCCTCAGCTCAATAACCAAGCCGTCCAGCTCTGTCTCTCTGTCCCCCGTTTTCGCCacaaacaaacacatgagaTTCCCAAAAGAAGTTTCAGGGAATGGCGGCGCTACCCTTTTGCGGATGTTCATTATTTGGACCAGCTTCGACGGCCGTGAGACGGTCCTTGCACATTTCCAAATGAGGGCTGACACGGCTTCGACGCGCGTGGGCTGCGGAATGCTACCGCCGGCGGCTTTAGCCTTGAGAGCACCAATCTTTGATGCATCAAACACATATCTCCTTGTAACAATCGTCTCATCATTCACCGTTTGCTTGGCCGGCGGCGTGGCGGAGAGCTCTTTTCTCGGTGGTAAGCGAGATGATGCCACGCCAAATTCCGGTAGCGCCGCCGGATCACCAGACCCAAGGGCCGTGCCGGCCCAGGCTTGGATGAACAGAGTAGCCGTGGATGCGTCGGCTAACCTGCGGGAAACGCGGACCCCAATGGCCATTCCTCCGCAACAAAAGAAGGTAGCCTGAACTAGCACCAGACTGGATTCAATCTCTTTAGGAAGAAATTGGCGCAGAATTTTCCGTTGAGGCTGTTCGAGAATGTCTGAGAGACGGCAGTTGACTTGGGCTTCGAGAAAATCAGCTCCATCGTCGTTACAATCGATTGAGACATTGTCTTTGACTTTCCCAGCAAGCGGGTAGAAGCGAGCCAGAGTTTGAGATAATGATGCCTTGAGCGTATAAGATATTTCTGCAGATTTGACATGGGGAAGAGAAGGGTCGACGGTGTTATTAGAGTAGAATAGAAGCAATGATATGTAAGATGCAGGCTGCAGCTGATCTATAAGGCAGAGATCGAAGCATCTAAGATGATTTGGGGTTGGAGAGGAAGGTTTTATTGTCTCTCTCTTGATTATCTCAACTTTAATCTCCATTGCTTTTTGTTGATGCAAATCGAGATTGGTACATGCAGGACACCCAATATGATTGACTCGTTCAGTTGTGTTTCTTCATCTAGTTCTTGGTCCTTTATAGTCGTTCAATTAAGCAcaataattgttaaaaaaaaaaagtgggggagaaatttaaatatttcaagATAAAATTAATGTGAGACAGATCTTGTTTCCCATACCGAGAAATTTTGTTTACGGATCGGATCATTCAAAAAGATTACTTTCATGTGATCGATGTGACAAAATGTTTCTAAGTTAAAGGGGATTAATGGATATGGCGTCATTCACCTTGCATTATTAAAATATGATGTACATGGAGATTAAAGATCAATTACTTTAATAAATAGATAATTGATTTtcgattttaaaattatcaaaatctCATTCTATTAATGTTAACTTTATTTCGATCTTCCTGAATTGAATCTATGGCATGGAGTAGTTTGTTTTTACTTGGCAAGTTGATTATTTTGTTGGTAAGCAGCAAAGATAACTCACCATGTTGTCATGATCACAAACAATatccaatttatttaattatggcTTGATTTCTTTGTATAATTCAATCGGTCCCAACAATGTacgattttattttattttttgccttgtGAAAAAATTACCATCAATAACACAGTTGTAGTTGTCATCATGGTCGTCCTCatgattttatatgtttattattaGGGTGATCTAAATTTGGCTCCATATGTTGCTTAATCATATTTCCATAATGTAAATTATCAAACATTGATTGTACTCAAAGTGGGGCAGATAAGACACGTCATTCTCTTAATAAATGATCAAGAAAAGAGTTTCTTTCTCTGTACATGCTCCCTTCTTCTTTGAGCTGAGGGTGTCGAGTCCACCAATAGTCACAAAATCCCATTTCTAAGCCCATAGAAGGTTTTGGAGGGTTTGTGCAATACTCTGATCAATTAATTTCTTTCGAGTACAAGTAACTTGACCCATTGATCAAGGGTCCATTCAGCCCTCGGCCCAGGCTAGTCATTATGACATTAACTACTAGAATAAGCATTAATTCTCATGGGTGTACTTAAAATGTGATTGAGTTGCCCTCGTATTCTCTCCTTGCCTCGGCCAAGCCAGTCTCGATCCGTCGAAGCTTTTTAGAATGTTCCATTCCGCAATTTCACTCTCCTTTCTAAGGGTGTATTTAAAATTGCgatttcacaagaataatttatgtttttaaaatatattgtaAAACAGAAATtgtttggcattgcaattttaaaaaacacttaatttaaaataaaaataaaattttgcaatttctATAAGTAAGTTaaagggtgcttatttgaaaaagtacgaacttaaaccaaaatcatgatttcgcataacaaatatttgattgaaaatattttttaacatattttaccaaatacctttacgatttcaaaaacgtaatttttaaaatcgcacttattgaaattaCAATCCCAAAAAGACCCTAAGTACCGCCCTTCTATGAGCCGCTATCTTCTTCTCTCGCTCCCTCTCATACTTAAAATCCAATTAAAATCTGCTACTCCTATTCGAATTCATTAATACAAGAAGGATCCACCTGTTTCTGTATAGGGATTTAGACTTGAACggtgaggaggaagaagaggcGGAGGGGAAATTGGAGAGGAGTAGGTGGGATCAGAGTGCTTCTTCGTCTCCACAGCTCGTCTGGTAACAAAATCTTATGCTCTAATCAATTGAGCTTTACAATCGTGCACTTGATTGGCCTTAAGAATCAAAACAAACGTGAAAACTAGCATGCAATTCTTGAAGTAACAATATTGCTAGTTTTAATAACAAGGGATAGGGGGACAAGACCATTACACCAAGACAAAACACAGTAAAGGGGTAGGCAACCCAAGAATAATTCCCAATACAACAATATCAATGCAggtcaatataaaataaaaggaaatgtgtcaaataaataacacaacCCTATGTAATGGTTGCCAGTTAAGGCGGTACCAGAGACTGCGCTCTCAAGAGGCATCCAGAATCCCACAGCTGAGTAAACCATAGCAAACTCCCAATTGACATAGACTTACTGCAATTCTGGGATGACTTCTAGTTCTTGGTTTTGATGTCTTGTAGCCACACTTGCATTGATTCTTGCAGGACCTGCAGAGGAAAAGGGATTAGGAGGAATGGTTAATTTATCTCCTTCTCCTTCCAACATTTGTATCACATATTTCATGGAAGGACGATCCACTGGATGCCACTGGATGCACCAGAGTCCCACAATTGcaagtttctttgcaattttagcATCTCCATCATCATCAATAAAGACTCGTAAGTCTTCTCTTTGTTCTAAGAGATTGTAGATCCATTATGGGAAGTAGACTTCACTAGTATTCTTACCTGTAATATCAACATTTTTCCGTCCACCAACTATTTCAAGCAACAAAattccaaaactataaacatctgATTTGTAAGATACATTCCCAAAGTTTCTAGAGAACACTTCGGGTGCAATGTAACCAATAGTCCCCCTAGCTGTTGTCATGGACACTGCACTTTGATCCTTGGAACACAACTTAGCAAGACCAAAATCAGATATTTTTGGATTGAAGTTCTGGTCTAACAAAATATTATGTGgtttgatatcaaaatgaagGATTCGTTGATCACACCCTTGGTGGAGATATTCAATTCCTTTTGCTATGCCGAGAGCAATATCTTGCAACTTGTTCCA
This window encodes:
- the LOC132178473 gene encoding BAHD acyltransferase At5g47980-like; translated protein: MEIKVEIIKRETIKPSSPTPNHLRCFDLCLIDQLQPASYISLLLFYSNNTVDPSLPHVKSAEISYTLKASLSQTLARFYPLAGKVKDNVSIDCNDDGADFLEAQVNCRLSDILEQPQRKILRQFLPKEIESSLVLVQATFFCCGGMAIGVRVSRRLADASTATLFIQAWAGTALGSGDPAALPEFGVASSRLPPRKELSATPPAKQTVNDETIVTRRYVFDASKIGALKAKAAGGSIPQPTRVEAVSALIWKCARTVSRPSKLVQIMNIRKRVAPPFPETSFGNLMCLFVAKTGDRETELDGLVIELRKGIEAFTQNYASKFQGDETFSVFGESYKEIDSLYAESVHFIGFSSWCRFPLYEADFGWGKPTWVSVGDLVHKNFVVLVDTRDGGGIEAWVTLSEQDMALFERNKELLEFAALNPSVER